The Planctomycetota bacterium DNA segment ACCCAGGTCGCCCAGTTCGTGCTCGACCCTGCCACGGGCGAGCGGCGAAGCGGGAACAAGGCGGACCTCGTGCGCCTGATCCAGTTTGGCGATGCGCTTCACGGGGAGGCCGGCGTGGGCCATTGCCTGCTGCTGACCGACGTGCCGCCGCTCGTCGAGCCGCTTGAAGCGGCCCTCTTGCTGGCCGAACACGCCCAGAAGCCGCACGCCGCCTTTGCGTGGAACGTGAGGCAGATTCCCTATCTGGCGGAGATGGGCGAGGTCCTGGGCTACGCCAATTGGTACAACTACGGCGCGATCTGCTTCGCTCACCCGCTGCGCTTCGACCGCGACGTGGCCGACCGCTTCGTCCACAAGGTCAAGGCTGGCTCGCCGACCGGGCTGACGGCCATGCCCGTGGCGGGTGTGACGGCGCCGGTCACGCTCGCCGGCTTCGTGGCGGTGGCCGCCGCCGAGCACCTGGCCACGTGGATCGCCGCTCGGGCGCTCAACCCCTCCGTGCGCCTCGGCGGCTCCATGTGGGGCGCCACGGTGGACATGCGCGGCAGCGGCGTGAGCTACTGTTCCTTCGATGCCATGCTCTACTCCTTCGCCACGGTCGAGTTCCTCCGTCGCTGGTGCAGCATCGAGGTCCCCGTCGGCGGCGGCGAGTACTGCGACGCCAAGGCCCCCGGCCTCTACGCCGCCCTCGAGAAGGCCTACAAGGCCATGACCATCGCCGCCTTCAGCGGGCGCCACCCGAGCATTGGCTCGGGCCTGCTCGACACCGGCAAGGTGCTCTCGCCCGTGCAACTGCTCATCGAGCGTGACTTCGCGGCGGGGGCGCGCCAGTTCGCCCGCACCGTTGTCGCCACGCCCGAACTCCTCGCTCTGGAAGAGATC contains these protein-coding regions:
- a CDS encoding trimethylamine methyltransferase family protein; the protein is MLQRGLLKDADVERLADGVLAILERVGILCQNDELLRTLDVAGARVDFAAQRVHFPRPMVAGFVDYLLGEAASRREYNAERPWQQTGASSGPFSSIGLPDLETQVAQFVLDPATGERRSGNKADLVRLIQFGDALHGEAGVGHCLLLTDVPPLVEPLEAALLLAEHAQKPHAAFAWNVRQIPYLAEMGEVLGYANWYNYGAICFAHPLRFDRDVADRFVHKVKAGSPTGLTAMPVAGVTAPVTLAGFVAVAAAEHLATWIAARALNPSVRLGGSMWGATVDMRGSGVSYCSFDAMLYSFATVEFLRRWCSIEVPVGGGEYCDAKAPGLYAALEKAYKAMTIAAFSGRHPSIGSGLLDTGKVLSPVQLLIERDFAAGARQFARTVVATPELLALEEIADVGLGLDASHLGTEHTVRHYRDSLWLPALLDRSGWTGPDYEARMLAKARAGFDEVSAAYRKPHIDPGRLAKMRAIVARARRELL